The proteins below are encoded in one region of Aquisphaera giovannonii:
- a CDS encoding glycosyltransferase family 4 protein encodes MNIHSMRLDRPAAGKRHLSVLVIGSTYPRHEDDYAVPWLRESVARLRGRGHAVTVLAPSYEGLRSHTIDGTPVHRFRYAPRSWERLTHEQGAPNRIRKRIYQLLGVPYVAMGIRSAARLAGLLHFDVIHAHWPFPHGPIAAAARYAGGAPVVMNSHGAEFALARRKGWVRPLLRNALAGADRLICNSSHTAAEVKRLSGRDSVVIPYGSTVEARPTPLPRNEVPRILFTGRLIQRKGVEYLLRAMPAILARRPAILQITGSGDQRESLEALATSLDLGGSVEFHGFVSNERLDALYAGCDVYVNPSIVDDRGDTEGLGVGPIEAFAHGRPVVASDVGGIPDVVRHERTGLLVPEKDPEALAGAILRLLDDPDRAGFLARNASAYASEFFDWDRITDRIEDVYRAAIEGSDRGRQAPPRRHDRGVHEAHRHPSHSRD; translated from the coding sequence ATGAACATTCACTCGATGCGCCTCGACCGCCCGGCGGCCGGCAAGAGGCACCTGAGCGTCCTGGTGATCGGATCCACGTATCCGCGGCACGAGGACGACTACGCCGTCCCGTGGCTGCGCGAGTCGGTCGCCCGGCTGAGGGGCAGGGGGCACGCGGTGACGGTCCTGGCGCCGTCCTACGAGGGGCTCCGCTCGCACACGATCGACGGCACGCCCGTGCATCGCTTCCGCTACGCGCCGCGATCGTGGGAGCGGCTGACCCACGAGCAGGGGGCCCCCAATCGGATCAGGAAGCGGATCTATCAACTCCTGGGCGTGCCCTACGTGGCGATGGGGATCCGGTCGGCCGCGCGACTGGCCGGCCTGCTGCACTTCGACGTGATCCACGCGCACTGGCCCTTCCCCCACGGGCCGATCGCCGCCGCCGCCCGATACGCCGGCGGCGCGCCCGTGGTCATGAACAGCCACGGCGCGGAGTTCGCGCTCGCCCGCCGCAAGGGCTGGGTCCGGCCGCTCCTCCGCAATGCCCTCGCCGGGGCCGATCGGCTGATCTGCAACAGCTCGCACACCGCCGCGGAGGTCAAGAGGCTGTCGGGGCGGGACTCGGTGGTGATCCCCTACGGATCGACGGTGGAGGCCAGGCCCACCCCGCTGCCGCGCAACGAGGTCCCGAGGATCCTCTTCACGGGGCGGCTCATCCAGCGGAAGGGCGTCGAATACCTGCTCCGCGCCATGCCCGCGATCCTCGCCAGGCGGCCGGCCATCCTCCAGATCACCGGCAGCGGCGACCAGAGGGAGTCGCTGGAGGCGCTCGCGACCTCGCTTGACCTAGGGGGGTCGGTCGAGTTCCACGGCTTCGTCAGCAACGAGCGGCTGGATGCCCTCTACGCGGGCTGCGACGTCTACGTCAACCCGTCGATCGTCGACGACCGCGGGGACACCGAGGGGCTGGGCGTCGGGCCGATCGAGGCCTTCGCCCACGGGCGGCCCGTCGTGGCCTCCGATGTGGGGGGGATCCCCGACGTGGTCCGGCACGAGCGGACGGGGTTGTTGGTGCCGGAAAAGGACCCCGAGGCGCTCGCCGGCGCCATCCTCCGGCTGCTCGACGACCCCGATCGGGCCGGCTTCCTCGCGCGGAACGCGTCGGCCTACGCGAGCGAGTTCTTCGACTGGGACCGGATCACGGACCGGATCGAGGACGTGTATCGCGCGGCCATCGAGGGGAGCGATCGCGGGCGGCAGGCCCCGCCCCGCCGCCACGATCGCGGCGTGCACGAGGCGCATCGCCACCCCTCCCACTCGCGAGATTGA
- a CDS encoding glycosyltransferase family 2 protein produces the protein MDHRAELELPRKPHLNHAFTGGLASAQAAGESRETIGVHPAGGERPVHLSFVIPVKDEEATLVELYERIADEVPEASEFEVIFIDDGSRDQSWQVIRSLAVREPSRVRGLRFRHNVGKASALTAGFRAARGGVVFTMDADLQDDPKEIRRFLAKLEEGYDLVSGWKKVRHDPWHKVLPSRVFNLMLSRVSRVHLHDHNCGFKCYRAEVLRGMTLHGELHRMVPALAAVEGFRSAEIVVQHHPRRHGVSKYGFERYIRGLMDMVTVGFLRKYRERPSHFIGAVSAACAAAAGLLLAAAAVLALARLPLAAGVSVLCGAVMLGTAIVGAFCGLLAEMSIRGGLANHWRLPIVEDTGRDLPPTKGQQPRVSPVPVSYRFRSTDIPANPVPTP, from the coding sequence ATGGATCACCGCGCCGAATTGGAATTGCCACGGAAGCCGCACCTCAATCACGCCTTCACGGGCGGCCTCGCGTCCGCGCAGGCGGCCGGCGAATCGCGCGAGACGATCGGCGTCCATCCCGCCGGCGGGGAACGGCCGGTCCACCTCAGCTTCGTCATCCCGGTCAAGGATGAGGAAGCAACCCTGGTGGAGCTCTACGAGCGGATCGCGGATGAGGTGCCGGAGGCCTCCGAGTTCGAGGTGATCTTCATCGACGACGGCAGCCGGGACCAGTCCTGGCAGGTCATCCGGTCGCTGGCCGTCCGGGAACCTTCCAGGGTGCGCGGGCTCAGGTTCCGGCACAACGTCGGCAAGGCCTCGGCGCTGACCGCCGGCTTCCGCGCGGCGAGGGGCGGCGTCGTGTTCACCATGGACGCCGACCTCCAGGACGACCCGAAGGAGATCCGTCGGTTCCTCGCGAAGCTGGAGGAGGGCTACGACCTGGTCAGCGGGTGGAAGAAGGTCCGGCACGACCCGTGGCACAAGGTCCTGCCCAGCCGCGTCTTCAACCTCATGCTCAGCCGCGTCTCGCGCGTGCACCTTCACGACCACAACTGCGGGTTCAAGTGCTACCGCGCGGAGGTCCTCAGGGGGATGACGCTCCACGGGGAGCTGCACCGGATGGTGCCCGCCCTCGCCGCGGTCGAGGGCTTCCGGTCCGCGGAGATCGTGGTGCAGCACCATCCGCGGAGGCACGGCGTCAGCAAGTACGGCTTCGAGCGCTATATCCGAGGCCTCATGGACATGGTGACGGTCGGGTTCCTGCGCAAGTACCGGGAGCGGCCCTCGCACTTCATCGGGGCCGTCTCGGCCGCCTGCGCGGCGGCCGCGGGCCTGCTGCTGGCGGCGGCCGCCGTTCTGGCTCTCGCCCGGCTGCCGCTCGCCGCCGGGGTCTCGGTCCTCTGCGGGGCCGTGATGCTGGGCACGGCGATCGTCGGCGCCTTCTGCGGCCTCCTCGCCGAGATGTCGATCCGCGGCGGCCTGGCGAACCACTGGCGGCTGCCCATCGTGGAGGACACCGGCCGGGACCTCCCGCCGACGAAGGGCCAGCAGCCCCGCGTCTCGCCCGTCCCGGTCTCCTACCGGTTCCGCTCCACGGACATCCCCGCGAACCCCGTCCCGACCCCCTGA
- a CDS encoding DUF1501 domain-containing protein — MPHGPDRLADAVVTRRQLLCRSGTGFGALALGSLLAEAGGLGRLARAADGTGGAPPAAPVDGSSISPMAPKAPPLPARAKRVVHLFMNGGPSHVDTWDPKPLLAKHHGKPVPSNLPTERKTGAAFASPYRFRKYGESGIEASEIFARTAEHADDICVIRSMHADVPNHEPSLMLMNCGEARQARPSLGSWVLYGLGSENQNLPGFLVMCPDGFPIAESQNWQSAFLPGIYQGTHVDPRQTDVEQLIAHIRNHGVGPRAQRAQLDLLAELNRRHLDRHRHEAELEARIQSFELAYRMQSEAAEAFDVSREPEHIRAMYGPGVHARQLLATRRLLERGVRFIQLWHGAGQPWDHHDDIEEGHRRLGRECDQAIGAFLTDLKQRGMLDDTLVVCGGEFGRTPTVELPTPGANAGKMNGRDHNHYGFTVWMAGGGVKGGHVHGATDELGFQAVEKKVHVHDLHATILHLLGFDHEEFTFRYAGRDYRLTDVHGNVVKEIVA; from the coding sequence ATGCCGCATGGACCGGACCGCCTCGCCGATGCCGTCGTGACCCGCCGCCAGCTCCTCTGCCGGTCCGGGACCGGGTTCGGCGCGCTCGCCCTCGGGTCCCTCCTGGCCGAGGCCGGGGGCCTGGGCCGGCTCGCGCGCGCCGCCGACGGGACCGGCGGTGCCCCTCCCGCGGCCCCCGTGGACGGCTCCTCGATCAGCCCGATGGCGCCCAAGGCACCCCCCCTGCCCGCCAGGGCGAAGCGGGTCGTCCACCTGTTCATGAACGGCGGCCCGTCGCACGTCGACACCTGGGATCCCAAGCCGCTGCTCGCGAAGCACCACGGCAAGCCGGTCCCCTCCAACCTGCCCACCGAGCGCAAGACCGGCGCCGCGTTCGCCTCCCCCTATCGCTTCCGGAAGTACGGCGAGAGCGGGATCGAGGCGAGCGAGATCTTCGCCCGCACGGCCGAGCACGCGGACGACATCTGCGTCATCCGGTCGATGCACGCGGACGTGCCCAATCACGAGCCCTCGCTCATGCTCATGAACTGCGGCGAGGCCCGCCAGGCGCGGCCGAGCCTCGGCTCGTGGGTGCTCTACGGGCTGGGCTCGGAGAACCAGAACCTGCCCGGCTTCCTCGTGATGTGCCCGGACGGGTTCCCGATCGCCGAGTCCCAGAACTGGCAGTCCGCGTTCCTGCCGGGCATCTACCAGGGGACCCACGTCGACCCCCGGCAGACCGACGTCGAGCAGCTGATCGCCCACATCCGCAACCACGGCGTCGGCCCCCGGGCGCAGCGGGCCCAGCTCGACCTGCTCGCCGAGCTCAACCGGCGGCACCTGGACCGGCACCGCCACGAGGCGGAGCTGGAGGCCCGGATCCAGTCGTTCGAGCTCGCCTACCGGATGCAGTCCGAGGCCGCCGAGGCGTTCGACGTGAGCCGCGAGCCGGAGCACATCCGCGCCATGTACGGCCCGGGCGTGCACGCCCGCCAGCTGCTCGCCACGCGGCGGCTCCTGGAGCGCGGGGTCCGCTTCATCCAGCTCTGGCACGGCGCGGGCCAGCCCTGGGACCATCACGACGACATCGAGGAGGGGCACCGCAGGCTCGGCCGCGAGTGCGACCAGGCCATCGGCGCGTTCCTGACGGACCTGAAGCAGCGCGGGATGCTCGACGACACGCTCGTCGTCTGCGGCGGCGAGTTCGGCCGCACCCCCACCGTGGAGCTCCCCACGCCGGGCGCCAACGCCGGAAAGATGAACGGCCGCGACCACAACCACTACGGGTTCACGGTCTGGATGGCCGGCGGGGGCGTCAAGGGGGGGCACGTCCACGGCGCGACCGACGAGCTCGGCTTCCAGGCGGTCGAGAAGAAGGTCCACGTGCACGACCTGCACGCCACGATCCTGCACCTCCTCGGCTTCGACCACGAGGAGTTCACCTTCCGCTACGCCGGCCGCGACTACCGCCTGACGGATGTCCACGGCAACGTGGTCAAGGAGATCGTCGCCTGA
- a CDS encoding HlyD family secretion protein: MSIHPSASPDVSRPDEGPGAARALAWWKRALGIPRRLVRVAVRNSWFSFVMIVAAVMGAAILVTIVLPGYTWSSSRLYTSKFGYSSLLRKLKRPFPVTAARIARRTLDHKALGEGLVRSEPTVVSIVPMGTVVRVHVRQGDRVKKGQLVAEIDPTKINIKVESARAALQTARAELERVKIGSAYVLTYERPRLDQIREENARKQADLQKQLIEMNLPLLKKGYASKAEILLRQIDLAKSELAQEEAKFNLTMSSRGVKESITIAESAVKEAELALSHRLAELKDYKVYSIADGLVERCLVHEGEYNQDPGKPAFLIASDAWFEGNFDQGAYDRIRVGSEVKVRLEAYPDRFFPGKVTWINPFVNYDLGGPESTRPIRPMGTGAPEWPATFAARVRIEPQACPIIPGMTGFCVVLSRSEVPCLPRESVASITAGKGIVYAIRGDRFEPREVTIGVVDGDWIEIRDGLGASDEVIRDGYQVLMPDDKIRVVSDPGGGR; encoded by the coding sequence ATGAGCATCCACCCCTCCGCATCGCCGGATGTCTCGCGTCCCGACGAAGGGCCGGGCGCGGCACGAGCCCTCGCCTGGTGGAAGCGTGCCCTGGGCATCCCACGCCGCCTCGTCCGGGTGGCGGTCCGCAATTCCTGGTTCAGCTTCGTGATGATCGTCGCCGCCGTGATGGGGGCCGCGATCCTGGTGACGATCGTGCTGCCGGGGTACACGTGGTCCTCCAGCCGGCTCTACACGTCGAAATTCGGCTATTCCTCCCTGCTGCGGAAGCTGAAGCGGCCATTCCCCGTCACCGCCGCGCGGATCGCCAGGCGGACGCTGGATCACAAGGCGCTCGGAGAAGGCCTGGTCCGATCCGAGCCCACGGTGGTCTCGATCGTACCGATGGGGACCGTCGTCCGGGTTCACGTCCGGCAGGGCGACCGGGTGAAGAAGGGTCAGCTCGTCGCCGAGATCGACCCCACGAAGATCAACATCAAGGTGGAGTCCGCGAGGGCGGCCCTCCAGACCGCCAGGGCGGAACTGGAGCGGGTGAAGATCGGGTCCGCCTACGTCCTGACCTATGAGCGGCCCAGGCTCGACCAGATCCGCGAGGAGAATGCCCGGAAGCAGGCCGACCTGCAGAAGCAGCTCATCGAGATGAACCTCCCCCTGTTGAAGAAGGGCTACGCTTCGAAGGCGGAGATCCTCCTCCGCCAGATCGACCTCGCCAAGTCCGAGCTCGCCCAGGAGGAGGCGAAATTCAACCTCACCATGTCCAGCCGGGGGGTGAAGGAGAGCATCACCATCGCGGAGTCCGCCGTGAAGGAGGCGGAGCTCGCGCTCTCCCACCGGCTCGCCGAGCTGAAGGACTACAAGGTCTACAGCATCGCCGACGGCCTGGTCGAGCGTTGCCTGGTGCACGAGGGCGAGTACAACCAGGACCCGGGCAAGCCGGCCTTCCTCATCGCCTCGGACGCCTGGTTCGAGGGGAATTTCGACCAGGGCGCCTATGACCGCATCCGCGTGGGCAGCGAGGTGAAGGTGCGGCTGGAGGCCTATCCCGACCGATTCTTCCCCGGCAAGGTGACCTGGATCAACCCGTTCGTCAACTACGACCTGGGCGGCCCGGAGTCCACGCGCCCGATCCGCCCGATGGGCACGGGGGCCCCCGAGTGGCCGGCGACGTTCGCCGCGAGGGTCAGGATCGAGCCCCAGGCCTGCCCGATCATACCCGGGATGACCGGCTTCTGCGTCGTGCTGAGCCGGTCCGAGGTCCCGTGCCTGCCCCGCGAGTCCGTCGCCTCCATCACCGCGGGCAAGGGGATCGTCTACGCGATCCGCGGCGACCGATTCGAGCCCCGCGAGGTGACGATCGGCGTGGTCGATGGGGACTGGATCGAGATCCGCGACGGCCTGGGCGCGTCCGACGAGGTCATCAGGGACGGATACCAGGTGCTGATGCCCGACGACAAGATCCGGGTCGTCTCCGATCCGGGGGGAGGACGCTGA
- a CDS encoding lysylphosphatidylglycerol synthase domain-containing protein, whose protein sequence is MKHLRSSPKLRRLAVPLAATAIAVGMARGLAGQGDSFFQAVTRVGIAGLGVALAASVVHRVVNAAGWVLVVRSLGQRMDASVGVRVWLASEACRWLPGSVWSYGSRTFLAARLGMNPGTAAASLVLELLVTVCGWVMVAALGWPYLGVSLGAIAARLPAWDDRRLVACEVGLGVSLVLLAAIAAGSGRVRARSARLMSQLVELRRRSASLPRLAVAAGYFAAMGVFSGLIFLAVLRATPDGAAVPAGAAIAANALAWLVGFFAIFAPGGLGVREACLVAMLSPWMPAEEAFVLSLAWRLVQVAAEMLCFVAVAAWGLPGSIAAAPPPREPGTRRGPSRPARSGLRAS, encoded by the coding sequence GTGAAGCATCTGAGATCTTCGCCGAAGCTGCGTCGCCTGGCCGTGCCGCTCGCGGCGACGGCGATCGCCGTGGGCATGGCCAGGGGCCTGGCCGGGCAGGGCGATTCCTTCTTCCAGGCCGTGACCCGGGTGGGCATCGCAGGGCTCGGCGTCGCGCTGGCCGCTTCGGTCGTCCACCGCGTCGTCAACGCGGCGGGGTGGGTCCTCGTGGTCCGCTCGCTCGGCCAGCGGATGGATGCGTCCGTCGGGGTCAGGGTCTGGTTGGCCTCGGAGGCCTGCCGCTGGCTCCCCGGCAGCGTCTGGTCCTACGGCTCCCGGACCTTCCTCGCCGCCCGCCTCGGGATGAATCCGGGCACGGCCGCCGCGAGCCTGGTGCTCGAGCTCCTCGTGACGGTCTGCGGCTGGGTGATGGTGGCGGCCCTGGGCTGGCCGTACCTGGGCGTCTCGCTGGGGGCGATCGCCGCCCGGCTCCCCGCGTGGGACGACCGCCGGCTGGTCGCTTGCGAGGTCGGGCTCGGCGTCTCGCTGGTCCTGCTGGCGGCGATCGCCGCCGGCTCCGGCCGCGTCCGGGCCCGGTCTGCTCGCCTGATGTCGCAGCTCGTCGAGCTCCGTCGCAGGTCCGCGAGCCTCCCCCGGCTGGCGGTCGCCGCGGGATACTTCGCGGCCATGGGCGTATTCAGCGGCCTCATCTTCCTGGCCGTCTTGCGGGCGACGCCGGATGGGGCCGCCGTCCCCGCGGGCGCCGCCATCGCCGCGAACGCCCTGGCATGGCTCGTGGGCTTCTTCGCGATCTTCGCGCCCGGGGGGCTTGGCGTGCGCGAGGCCTGCCTGGTCGCCATGCTCTCCCCCTGGATGCCCGCCGAGGAGGCGTTCGTCCTCTCGCTCGCGTGGAGGCTGGTGCAGGTTGCGGCGGAGATGCTCTGCTTCGTCGCCGTCGCCGCGTGGGGGCTGCCCGGATCGATCGCCGCCGCTCCGCCGCCCCGCGAGCCGGGCACGAGGCGAGGGCCGTCGCGCCCCGCACGCTCCGGCCTCAGGGCTTCCTGA
- a CDS encoding PSD1 and planctomycete cytochrome C domain-containing protein → MSQAIGRLSISLALLAGLSSPARAGDEARRAAGEFFEASIRPVLSESCINCHGPKKQSSGLRLDSREAILKGGDEGPALVPGKPGESLLIQALEHTHEELKMPPKGKLPAPTIAAFRRWVEMGAPWAEEPPAPVAARAADPKQHWAFAPLKPVPRPAVRDPGWVKTPVDAFILARLEKEGIRPSEPADRRTLIRRATIDLIGIPPTAEEIEAFEADRSPQAFEKVVDRLLASPLYGERWGRHWLDVARYADTKGYVFTEDRLYPYAYTYRDFVVDAFNEDRPFDRFVIEQLAADQLELGPDPRPLAAMGFLTVGRRFLNDQNEIIDDRIDLVGRGLLGLSLSCARCHDHKFDPIPSEDYYSLYGVFASSVEPGELPRLHRPGLGPDLEAEAHRPKVEMARKERDDFVASRRAEVERDFRVRFSAYFRVAYAVGLNMRSPKLAALAAERKLEPHRLRAAMVLLKRRTERAEAVKDPVVGPLAAFAKLPKDKFASGAAEICRSLATNAGKEGGPHPLVAALFKDGPPASMDEAAGRFAGLLATVEGGALERPFADPARDSLRALVHGAGGLASMANVEPKHAIHAQPDIEKYAELENALKAAEAKWTGRAGRAMVMHDSPHPVEPRVFLRGNPGRPGKPVPRQFLQVLSGPERKPFQKGSGRLELAKAIVDPTNPLTARVLANRIWGWHFGQALVTTPSDFGLRCDPPSHPDLLDDLAVALRDGGWSVKDLHRRIMLSSTYQQRSDLRPDVHERDPQNRLVWRFNRQRLDFEAMRDSVLAAAGTLDRTMGGPSIMLGEPPLTTRRTIYGFVDRQNLDGLFRTFDFAIPDATSPKRFVTTVPQQALFLMNSPFVQEQATRLAASLEREPSGRGPTSAPDPSRDRVRVLYRRVLGREPEASELELAARFVDPRRPKEAGESLPRLAQLAQVLLLTNEFTFVD, encoded by the coding sequence ATGAGCCAAGCGATCGGAAGACTGTCGATCTCGCTCGCCCTGCTCGCCGGATTGTCCTCCCCCGCCCGCGCGGGCGACGAGGCGAGGCGGGCGGCCGGCGAGTTCTTCGAGGCCTCGATCCGGCCCGTGCTCAGCGAGTCCTGCATCAACTGCCACGGCCCGAAGAAGCAGTCCTCGGGGCTGAGGCTGGACAGCCGCGAGGCCATCCTCAAGGGGGGCGACGAGGGGCCCGCGCTGGTGCCCGGGAAGCCCGGGGAGAGCCTGCTGATCCAGGCCCTGGAGCACACGCACGAGGAGCTGAAGATGCCCCCCAAGGGCAAGCTCCCGGCCCCGACGATCGCGGCGTTCCGGCGGTGGGTGGAGATGGGGGCCCCCTGGGCGGAGGAGCCGCCGGCCCCGGTCGCCGCCAGGGCCGCCGACCCGAAGCAGCACTGGGCCTTCGCGCCGTTGAAGCCCGTCCCGCGCCCGGCCGTCCGCGACCCAGGCTGGGTCAAGACCCCCGTGGACGCGTTCATCCTCGCCAGGCTGGAGAAGGAAGGCATCCGGCCGTCCGAGCCGGCCGACCGCCGGACCCTAATCCGCCGGGCGACGATCGACCTGATCGGGATCCCACCCACGGCCGAGGAGATCGAGGCGTTCGAGGCCGACCGCTCGCCGCAGGCCTTCGAGAAGGTCGTCGATCGCCTCCTGGCCTCGCCCCTCTACGGAGAGCGCTGGGGCCGGCACTGGCTGGACGTCGCCCGATACGCCGACACGAAGGGATACGTCTTCACGGAGGACCGCCTCTACCCCTACGCCTACACGTATCGCGACTTCGTGGTGGACGCCTTCAACGAGGACCGCCCGTTCGACCGCTTCGTCATCGAGCAGCTAGCCGCCGACCAGCTCGAGCTGGGGCCGGACCCGAGGCCGCTGGCCGCCATGGGCTTCCTGACCGTCGGCCGGCGGTTCCTGAACGACCAGAATGAGATCATCGACGACCGGATCGACCTCGTGGGCCGCGGCCTGCTCGGGCTCAGCCTGAGCTGTGCCCGCTGCCACGACCACAAGTTCGACCCGATCCCGAGCGAGGACTACTACTCGCTCTACGGCGTCTTCGCCAGCTCCGTGGAGCCCGGAGAGCTCCCGCGCCTGCACCGCCCCGGCCTGGGGCCCGACCTCGAGGCCGAGGCGCACCGCCCCAAGGTCGAGATGGCGCGGAAGGAGCGGGACGACTTCGTGGCGTCTCGCCGCGCGGAGGTCGAGAGGGACTTCCGCGTACGCTTCTCGGCCTACTTCCGGGTCGCCTACGCGGTCGGCCTGAATATGAGGAGCCCGAAGCTCGCGGCGCTCGCGGCGGAGCGGAAGCTGGAGCCGCACCGGCTCCGGGCCGCGATGGTCCTGCTGAAGCGCCGGACCGAGCGTGCGGAGGCCGTCAAGGATCCGGTCGTCGGGCCGCTCGCCGCCTTCGCCAAGCTCCCCAAGGACAAATTCGCGTCCGGCGCCGCCGAGATCTGCCGCAGCCTGGCGACGAACGCCGGCAAGGAGGGCGGGCCGCATCCGCTCGTCGCCGCCCTCTTCAAGGACGGGCCCCCGGCGAGCATGGACGAAGCGGCCGGCCGCTTCGCCGGGCTGCTCGCGACCGTCGAGGGGGGGGCGCTCGAGCGGCCGTTCGCGGACCCCGCGCGGGATTCGCTGCGGGCCCTGGTCCACGGGGCGGGGGGCCTCGCCTCGATGGCGAACGTGGAGCCGAAGCACGCGATCCACGCGCAGCCGGACATCGAGAAGTATGCGGAGCTCGAGAATGCCCTGAAGGCCGCCGAGGCCAAGTGGACCGGCCGGGCCGGGCGGGCGATGGTGATGCACGACTCGCCGCACCCCGTCGAGCCCCGCGTCTTCCTGCGGGGCAACCCGGGCAGGCCCGGCAAGCCGGTCCCCCGGCAGTTCCTCCAGGTGCTCTCGGGGCCCGAGCGGAAGCCGTTCCAGAAGGGGAGCGGCCGGCTCGAACTGGCGAAGGCGATCGTCGACCCGACGAATCCGCTGACCGCCCGGGTGCTCGCGAATCGGATCTGGGGCTGGCACTTCGGCCAGGCGCTGGTGACCACGCCCAGCGACTTCGGCCTCCGCTGCGACCCGCCCTCGCATCCCGACCTGCTCGACGACCTGGCCGTCGCGCTCCGCGACGGCGGCTGGTCGGTCAAAGACCTGCACCGCCGGATCATGCTCTCCAGCACCTACCAGCAGCGCAGCGACCTCAGGCCGGACGTCCACGAACGCGACCCCCAGAACCGGCTGGTCTGGCGGTTCAACCGCCAGCGGCTGGACTTCGAGGCGATGCGCGACTCCGTCCTGGCCGCGGCCGGGACGCTCGACCGGACGATGGGCGGGCCCTCGATCATGCTCGGCGAGCCCCCCCTGACGACGAGGCGGACGATCTACGGCTTCGTGGACCGGCAGAACCTGGACGGCCTCTTCCGCACGTTCGACTTCGCGATCCCCGACGCGACGAGCCCCAAGCGGTTCGTCACGACCGTGCCCCAGCAGGCCCTCTTCCTGATGAACAGCCCGTTCGTGCAGGAGCAGGCAACCCGGCTGGCCGCGTCCCTGGAGCGCGAGCCGTCGGGCCGCGGGCCGACTTCCGCCCCGGATCCCTCGCGGGACCGCGTGCGCGTCCTCTACCGCCGCGTCCTGGGCCGGGAGCCCGAGGCCTCGGAGTTGGAGCTTGCGGCGCGGTTCGTCGACCCGAGGAGGCCGAAGGAGGCGGGGGAGTCCCTGCCCCGGCTGGCGCAGCTCGCGCAGGTCCTGCTGCTCACCAACGAGTTCACCTTTGTGGATTGA
- a CDS encoding tetratricopeptide repeat protein — MHCLASRALAVLAALLLIVALVKPWMEVPVDIRERPGEKVECIAARPRSAIPFRITCLAFSLVMGFGHVWHRRTSDRKAVLAAAFLSSQLFFPYVVMAWEPPLSARANWLHMQHENLTWLGGDLCTNLEYGRKSWKDSIYMVDTPRQINVVRLPSSGLGAFQFGRLMTWFEMLGYSNRFCQFVRMGWITAILGTTLLIMAECLPGGRLRRGRVVRAAASGMATFVAGVLVAVAPVIAASLELDRCRDSVARGLYDEAEEHLMRAKRRLPAFGEDTFYVAQLGLLDFRRGRLDTAAGRLFEANLLERQGRYAQSMDMYQDVLAREPSGTAVHREALRAVLRAGLHALNGQRNDLACRWLEQVLRSEPCNLKANYALQIAYLRAWRRGDLDRMVRRIVAIYGYFQMPTKEIVLAASHENALFAAYREHDLAAAQAHALKVRKP, encoded by the coding sequence ATGCACTGCCTGGCGAGCAGGGCCCTGGCGGTGCTGGCGGCGCTCCTGCTCATCGTCGCCCTGGTGAAGCCCTGGATGGAAGTGCCCGTCGACATCCGCGAGCGTCCCGGCGAGAAGGTCGAATGCATCGCCGCCCGGCCGCGATCGGCGATCCCCTTCCGGATCACCTGCCTCGCCTTCTCTCTCGTCATGGGGTTCGGGCACGTCTGGCACCGCCGCACGAGCGATCGCAAGGCGGTGCTCGCGGCCGCGTTCCTGTCCTCCCAGCTCTTCTTCCCCTATGTCGTCATGGCGTGGGAGCCGCCGCTCTCGGCCCGGGCCAATTGGCTGCACATGCAGCACGAGAACCTGACGTGGCTGGGGGGCGACCTCTGCACCAACCTCGAATACGGGCGGAAGTCGTGGAAGGACTCCATCTACATGGTGGACACGCCGCGCCAGATCAACGTCGTCCGATTGCCGTCGTCCGGCCTGGGGGCATTCCAGTTCGGCCGGCTGATGACCTGGTTCGAGATGCTCGGCTATTCCAACAGGTTCTGCCAGTTCGTCCGCATGGGATGGATCACCGCGATCCTGGGGACGACGCTCCTGATCATGGCGGAATGCCTGCCGGGGGGGCGTCTACGCCGCGGGCGGGTCGTCCGGGCCGCGGCCTCCGGCATGGCCACCTTCGTCGCCGGCGTGCTGGTGGCCGTCGCCCCCGTCATCGCCGCCTCCCTCGAGCTCGATCGCTGCCGGGACTCGGTCGCTCGAGGCCTCTATGACGAGGCCGAGGAGCACCTGATGCGGGCGAAGCGGCGCCTCCCGGCCTTCGGGGAGGACACCTTCTACGTCGCGCAGCTCGGCCTCCTGGACTTCCGCCGGGGTAGGCTCGACACGGCCGCGGGGCGGCTGTTCGAGGCCAATCTCCTGGAGCGGCAGGGACGCTATGCCCAATCCATGGACATGTATCAGGACGTCCTGGCCCGCGAGCCGAGCGGGACGGCGGTCCACCGCGAAGCCCTCCGCGCCGTCCTGAGGGCGGGCCTCCACGCCCTGAACGGCCAGCGCAACGACCTGGCCTGCCGCTGGCTCGAGCAGGTGCTCCGCTCCGAGCCCTGCAACCTGAAGGCGAACTACGCCCTCCAGATCGCCTACCTCAGGGCATGGCGGCGGGGCGACCTCGACAGGATGGTGCGCCGCATCGTCGCCATCTACGGGTATTTCCAGATGCCGACCAAGGAGATCGTGCTGGCCGCGAGCCACGAGAACGCCCTCTTCGCGGCCTACAGGGAGCACGACCTGGCCGCCGCCCAGGCGCACGCTCTGAAGGTCAGGAAGCCCTGA